GAACACCGCATCGCCGTCGAAGGAGTCGGGCTTGAGGATGATGCCCTTACGCCCGGCTTTGAAGTCTCCGATGAACCCGAAGCCGCTCGTGACCTGCGTGACGTCGGCGTCGCCGATGAGCAGATGGTCGCTGCGGTTGATCGCCTGGAAGAGGGCCTTCATCTCGCGCTCGGCCGGGCTGTCGGCGAACTGCGGCACGTCCTCGACCACGATCAGCACCCTCGTCGGGAGGGAGTCGTCGGCGATCAGCTCGGTGATCTCCTTGGCGAGCTCCTTCGCATCGTCCGGCGTCACGGCGCTGCGTGTCCAGCTCGCGTAGTCCTTGAGCTGGGCACGTCGGCCTCCGAAGTGGAACAGCACGGTCGCCGGGTCGAGTCGCCGCATCGAGGTGATGATCGACTTGAGGGCGTTGGTCTTGCCCGACGACGGCGGGCCGGCCACGACGAACGTGCCCACCGGGTCGAAGTCGCGCGCCGCCAGGGTGTCCTCCGCGACCCCGAGTGCCGGGAACTCGCCGAGGCGATCGGGCAGATCGCGCACAGACAGACGGGTGGGCAGCGCGCCGATCTCCGGCACCTCCCTCGCTCCGGCCGCACGGAGCCTCTCGGCGAGACCCTCGAGCAGCTTGGTCTGCTCGGCCACATTCGGAGTCCCGCCCAGCGTCGCGATCTGCGTCTCGCGGCCGTCGATGATGGCGCGTCCCGGGGCTGACCGCTCGTCCAGCACATCCTTGGGCGCGTTCAGCATCGCGTATCCGGACTCATCCGAGAGACGCAGGACCACGCGCCGCGAGACGTTCGCGCTCACCGCCGTGGGGACAGAGCCCGAGCGGTCGGCGCTCGCGACGACGTGCACGCCGAGCGGGCGGCCCTCGCCGAGGATGCGCATGAAGATCTGATAGAAGGGCATCCGCGCCGTCGTCGACTCCCACTCTCCACGGAACTGCGGGAAGCCGTCGATGAGCAGGACGATGCGTGCCTCGTCCTGCCCGGTGAGCTCCCGGTACTCCGTGAGGCTGGAAGCGTTGGCGGCACTGAAACGCTTGCCACGGTCGTCGAGCACCGCGGCCAGCGAACGCAGCACCCGCTGCACGCGTTCGGAGTCGTCGCCCGAGATGATCGAGCCGACGTGCGGCAGCATCTCCAGGCTCTTGAGCGAACCGGACCCGAAGTCGAGTCCGTACACCTCGACGTTCGAACGAGCGGGATCGAAACCCGCCGCGATCGCGATCGTGCGCAGCACCGTCGACTTGCCCGAACCGCTCGTCCCGTAGACGAGCAGCGAGCCGTCCTTGTCGGGGTGGAAGTAGGCCGGCTCCTGAAGCTGCCGTTCCGGGACATCCATCTTGCCGAGCAGCACCTGCCCGTCGCCGAGCACCGGGAGATCGCGCAGGTCGACCGCGCCCTCGAGGTCGTCGAGCCACGGCCGTCGGGGGGCGGGGATGCGGGCCTCGCGCGCCGCATTCACGAGTGTCGCCACGATGCGCTTCTGGTCGTTGGGTCCGAGATCCTCGTCGTGCGAATCGGACTCCGGCGCCTGCTCGGCCTCCCAGGTCTGGATGGACCCGAAACGGAGCTCGGCGACCTTGACCTCGGCGACCTGGGCCTCGTCCGTGGTCCATCCGCCGGCGTACGCGGACTGGAACGGCACGAGTCGCCCGGGACCGGTCTTCGCGATACCGCGTCCCGGCAGCGAGGGCGGGAAGGTCGCCGCCACCGGGTCGTCGACGACGTCCTTGGAGTCGGACTCGTCAGCCATCCGCAGCGCGACGCGCAGGTTCGTGTTCGCGCGGAGGTTGTCCTTGATGACGCCGGCGGGACGCTGCGTCGCCATGATCAAGTGGATGCCGAGGGACCGTCCGCGCTGCGCGATGTCGACCACTCCGTCGACGAACTCCGGCACCTCTCCGGCGAGCGCCGCGAACTCGTCGATCACCAGCACCAGCGCGGGCGGCGTCTCCGGGTCGCGTCGCTTCTCGAGCTCGAGGAGGTCTTTGGCCTTCTTGCGGTTGAAGAGGTGCTCACGATGGTGCAGCTCGGCCCGCAGGCTCGTGAGCGCGCGGCGCACGAGGTGCGGGCTCAGGTCAGTGACGAGGCCGACGGTGTGGGGCAGGTCGACGCAGTCCGCGAAAGCCGAGCCGCCCTTGTAGTCGACGAACAGGAACGTGACCCGGTCGGGGCTGTGGGCGGCCGCCATGCCGAGCACCCATGCCTGCAGGAACTCGCTCTTGCCGGCACCGGTCGTCCCGCCGACCAGGGCGTGCGGCCCCTGGGTGCGCAGGTCGAGGGTCATCGCATCCGTCTGCGACTGTCCGATGATGGCGCGCAGGTTGCCGGCCTTTTTGAGCCGCGACTGCGGAGCGCCGGAACGGTCGATGATGGTGTTGTTCTGCCGCCAGCGATCGATCACCGCGCTGGCATCCTCGGCGACCTCGGTGCCCACGAGCGAAAGGAAGCTGACCGAGTTCGGGATGTCGGAGGAGTCCTCGATCACCGTGCTGGAATCGACGACCGGCGCCAGGCGCTTGGCGAACATCGTCATGTAGGCGTGCGAGACACCCTCGACCTGCACCCCGCGGTAGTCCACGCCGCTGCGGACGGTGCCGACCACGGCATCGGAGAGCCCGGCGCTCACGTCGACGAACGTGCGGCACGCCGCGGGCAGTGCCTCGACGACCGGAGCGACGAACAGGGCGTAGACGCCGACGTCCGCGCCGCGTTCCAGGATCTGGGTCAGTCTGGCCCGATCGACGGGGGCGTCGTTCGTGATGATCACCAGGATGGCCGTCTGGCCGGGGAACGTCGCCTCCTCGGCCGCGCGCTTGACGTCGGTGCCGTACCGCATCGGATCCCAGTCGGCTCCGTACGGGGGCCGCGCAGACTTCGACTCCCGCGAGCGGCGCAGGACGATCTCCTCGAGACCGCTGAGCAGGGCCGTCCCTGTCGAGGCGGAATCCGCTAGTGGCATCTCCTTGAACGGGTTCCGCTCGCTGGAGGTGTGGGGGAGCCACTTGAGCCAGTCGAGCTCGTTCGCCCACCCCGGTTCGGTCAGCGCCACGGTGACGAGTTCGTTCGGGGAGTGCGTGCCGAACAGTTGGACGGCGATCCCCCGCAGCGCATCGCTGGCCAGCGACGTGGGACCGGCGACACCGACCGAGCCCACGCTCTGGAGCGATTCCAGGATGGGGACGTCGTCGATCATCCGGTACCGCTCCTCCAGGCGATCGACGCGTTCGACGTATTCGACGAGCGCCTCCGGAGTCTCGGTGCGCTTGATGCGCGTGCGCGCTTCGGTCTCGCAGACCCCGAGACGCATCGCGAGGAAGTTCCAGTGCTCCGGTCGCCGGGTCCACAGCAGGGGACCGAGACGCATGGCCTCATCGAACACCACGGCGACGGCGGGGACCTCGTTCTGCCGTACCTCGCGCTCCTTCGGACGCGAGTGGTACAGCGTCTCCTCCAGCCGCTCGAACTGCTCCTCGAACGACTCGGCCTCCTTGCGCAGCCGCTGACCGATGTTGGTCTTCTGCGAGATGAAGTTGCCGAACATCATCATCGGCGACGCAGCCGCGATGAGCAGCGAAGCCGGACGCTGCGTGATGCTGAACATCGTCACGGCCAGGAGGATCGGCGCGACGAGCATGGGCCAGGGGAACAGCCGCGACGGCTGGTCGCGGGGATAGCGCGGCTCATCGAGATCCTCCCCGGTGTACCGCTCCTCGACACGGGGGCTGCGGTTGAACATGAGCGCTCCCCCGCGCTCGAGCACCGGGTCCCCCGTGGCTGAGCCGTCGAAGTCACTCACCATGTGCACGACGAACTCGCAGTCCCCGAGCACGAAGCTCTGCCCGGGGATCACACGGAGACGCTGCACGAGCCCGCCGTCGACGAGGATTCCGTTCGCCGAGTTCAAGTCGACCAGCTCGACGAACGTCGCGGCGACCTCGATCCTGGCGTGCCGCTTCGAGACGAGCGGATCAGCGATAGTGACGTCGTTCGCGGCGTCGCGTCCGATCAGGAAGTGACCGATCGGCAGCGGGAACTCCTGCCCGACCGCAGGGCCGGAGACCACCCGGAGGACGGCGGCGGGGCGCGCACCCACGGTGCCTGCGGCGGCACGGTTCGGGCCGACGTTGACCACCTCGGCGAGGAAGCCGGAGCCGAGCGGGGCGTCGCCGACGAGCAGGTCGGGATTGAGCATCGTGAGCTGCTCGCTCGTCGGAGGGGCGACGGAGAGCGTGAGCACGTCGGTCGGCGTCGCGACGATGCTGCGCGCCGGGTCGGTGGTGGCGATCTGGCGCGCGACATCGGCGATGGTCGCTGTCGAGTCCGCCATCACGACGACGTCGGTCAGGGGTGCTGCGGGTCGACGCAGGGTCAGCTTGACTCTCATCGCTCGTCCTCACCGCGCCGGGGGCGCATCTCACTTCTCCGGGTCATACCCACTCCACCTGCAGGAACCGATCGCCGAAGCGCACCGTGTCCCCGGTCCGCAGCTCGGCCGGGTGTCCGGCGGCCAGCGCGGTCTCGACACCGTCTCGGACGATCGCGCTGCCGTTGGTCGACGCGCGATCGACGATGAACACGCCCCGTCGAGCCGGCATCACCGCGATGTGCGTCTTGGACACCGAACGCGTGTCGTCGACGACCGGGACCAGGAGCGCTTCGCCCTCGCCGGCTGCCGCGCTCGGCGACCTCCCGAACAGCGTGGTGCCGCGCACCTCGACGCGCTCACCGGTGTCGAGCACGAGAATCGCCCGCACTCCGACGGGAACGTTCGGAGCATCGGCGGGCACCGCCGGCACATCGGCGGGAACGGCGGCGGGAGCAGGGACCGGCGGCTCGGGGGCAGGAACCGGCTGTGCTGCGGGTGCGGGCGCGGGTGGCATCACGGGCGCGGGCGACGCCGCGGGAGCCGGCGCGGGAGCTG
Above is a window of Microbacterium aurugineum DNA encoding:
- a CDS encoding FtsK/SpoIIIE domain-containing protein, producing the protein MRVKLTLRRPAAPLTDVVVMADSTATIADVARQIATTDPARSIVATPTDVLTLSVAPPTSEQLTMLNPDLLVGDAPLGSGFLAEVVNVGPNRAAAGTVGARPAAVLRVVSGPAVGQEFPLPIGHFLIGRDAANDVTIADPLVSKRHARIEVAATFVELVDLNSANGILVDGGLVQRLRVIPGQSFVLGDCEFVVHMVSDFDGSATGDPVLERGGALMFNRSPRVEERYTGEDLDEPRYPRDQPSRLFPWPMLVAPILLAVTMFSITQRPASLLIAAASPMMMFGNFISQKTNIGQRLRKEAESFEEQFERLEETLYHSRPKEREVRQNEVPAVAVVFDEAMRLGPLLWTRRPEHWNFLAMRLGVCETEARTRIKRTETPEALVEYVERVDRLEERYRMIDDVPILESLQSVGSVGVAGPTSLASDALRGIAVQLFGTHSPNELVTVALTEPGWANELDWLKWLPHTSSERNPFKEMPLADSASTGTALLSGLEEIVLRRSRESKSARPPYGADWDPMRYGTDVKRAAEEATFPGQTAILVIITNDAPVDRARLTQILERGADVGVYALFVAPVVEALPAACRTFVDVSAGLSDAVVGTVRSGVDYRGVQVEGVSHAYMTMFAKRLAPVVDSSTVIEDSSDIPNSVSFLSLVGTEVAEDASAVIDRWRQNNTIIDRSGAPQSRLKKAGNLRAIIGQSQTDAMTLDLRTQGPHALVGGTTGAGKSEFLQAWVLGMAAAHSPDRVTFLFVDYKGGSAFADCVDLPHTVGLVTDLSPHLVRRALTSLRAELHHREHLFNRKKAKDLLELEKRRDPETPPALVLVIDEFAALAGEVPEFVDGVVDIAQRGRSLGIHLIMATQRPAGVIKDNLRANTNLRVALRMADESDSKDVVDDPVAATFPPSLPGRGIAKTGPGRLVPFQSAYAGGWTTDEAQVAEVKVAELRFGSIQTWEAEQAPESDSHDEDLGPNDQKRIVATLVNAAREARIPAPRRPWLDDLEGAVDLRDLPVLGDGQVLLGKMDVPERQLQEPAYFHPDKDGSLLVYGTSGSGKSTVLRTIAIAAGFDPARSNVEVYGLDFGSGSLKSLEMLPHVGSIISGDDSERVQRVLRSLAAVLDDRGKRFSAANASSLTEYRELTGQDEARIVLLIDGFPQFRGEWESTTARMPFYQIFMRILGEGRPLGVHVVASADRSGSVPTAVSANVSRRVVLRLSDESGYAMLNAPKDVLDERSAPGRAIIDGRETQIATLGGTPNVAEQTKLLEGLAERLRAAGAREVPEIGALPTRLSVRDLPDRLGEFPALGVAEDTLAARDFDPVGTFVVAGPPSSGKTNALKSIITSMRRLDPATVLFHFGGRRAQLKDYASWTRSAVTPDDAKELAKEITELIADDSLPTRVLIVVEDVPQFADSPAEREMKALFQAINRSDHLLIGDADVTQVTSGFGFIGDFKAGRKGIILKPDSFDGDAVFKVPFPKVKRTDFPEGRGIFVQAGRQVTVQLPLVEE